The following coding sequences lie in one Zingiber officinale cultivar Zhangliang chromosome 2B, Zo_v1.1, whole genome shotgun sequence genomic window:
- the LOC122046635 gene encoding transcription factor TGA4-like isoform X2 — MYSTMNCWDLKSQHVCLHGDFMHSSSRMSSALSQFVSPRKMVRYEPNHQIIMWENSLNADNSQNTASSSMVETNVKLDSRLEDGPHTTVRQSKKYDQEARKPADKVSRRLAQNREAARKSRLRKKAYVQQLESSRLKLAQLEQGLGRARQQGAYVGGSLGESTLSLSASVNSGVTAFEMEYSHWVDEQSRQTNELRAALQAHVSDIELRMLVETGLSHYDNLFRIKAIAAKSDVFYLMSGMWKTAAERFFLWIGGFRPSELLKVLLPQLDPLTEQQMHAVYNLQQSSQQAEDALSQGMEKLQQTLAEILASDASGSDGVANYMGQMVNAMGNLEALVNFVSQADNLRQQALQQMYKILTIRQAARGLLALGDYYQRLRALSSLWAARPREPA, encoded by the exons ATGTACTCGACCATGAATTGTTGGGACCTCAAATCACAGCATGTTTGTCTGCATGGTGATTTCATGCATAG TTCAAGTAGGATGAGCTCTGCATTGTCTCAATTTGTGTCCCCTAGAAAGATGGTAAGATATGAACCAAATCACCAGATAATCATGTGGGAAAATTCCTTAAATGCTGACAACAGCCAAAATACAGCATCATCATCGATGGTGGAGACCAATGTCAAACTCGATAGTAGG TTAGAAGATGGTCCACATACCACAGTACGACAATCGAAAAAATATGACCAGGAAGCCAGGAAGCCTGCAGATAAG GTATCAAGACGACTGGCACAGAACAGAGAGGCTGCTCGAAAAAGTCGTCTAAGAAAAAAG gcttatgttcAACAATTGGAATCAAGTCGTTTGAAACTAGCTCAGCTGGAGCAGGGGCTTGGTCGAGCTAGGCAGCAG GGTGCATACGTAGGTGGGAGTTTAGGAGAATCAACTCTTAGCCTATCAGCCAGTGTTAACTCAG GTGTTACTGCATTTGAGATGGAATATTCACACTGGGTAGACGAACAGAGCCGACAAACCAATGAACTTAGAGCTGCACTACAAGCACATGTATCCGATATAGAGCTTCGTATGCTCGTTGAGACTGGATTGAGTCACTATGACAATCTCTTTCGAATTAAAGCAATTGCTGCGAAATCTGATGTCTTCTATCTTATGTCTGGCATGTGGAAGACAGCTGCTGAACGATTTTTCCTATGGATTGGCGGTTTTCGCCCTTCAGAACTTCTGAAG GTTCTCTTACCACAGCTAGATCCTCTGACCGAGCAGCAAATGCACGCGGTATATAACTTGCAGCAATCTTCTCAGCAAGCCGAGGATGCTCTTTCGCAAGGGATGGAGAAACTTCAACAAACTCTAGCTGAGATTTTAGCATCCGATGCCTCTGGTTCCGATGGTGTTGCGAATTACATGGGACAGATGGTGAATGCTATGGGGAACCTGGAGGCTCTTGTAAATTTCGTGAGCCAG GCGGATAACCTTCGGCAACAAGCCTTGCAGCAGATGTACAAGATTCTCACAATCCGACAAGCAGCAAGAGGTCTACTTGCCCTCGGCGACTACTACCAACGCCTTCGTGCCCTTAGCTCGCTGTGGGCTGCTCGTCCCCGCGAACCAGCTTAG
- the LOC122046635 gene encoding transcription factor TGA4-like isoform X4, with amino-acid sequence MLLASLREALAAFSSSRMSSALSQFVSPRKMVRYEPNHQIIMWENSLNADNSQNTASSSMVETNVKLDSRLEDGPHTTVRQSKKYDQEARKPADKVSRRLAQNREAARKSRLRKKAYVQQLESSRLKLAQLEQGLGRARQQGAYVGGSLGESTLSLSASVNSGVTAFEMEYSHWVDEQSRQTNELRAALQAHVSDIELRMLVETGLSHYDNLFRIKAIAAKSDVFYLMSGMWKTAAERFFLWIGGFRPSELLKVLLPQLDPLTEQQMHAVYNLQQSSQQAEDALSQGMEKLQQTLAEILASDASGSDGVANYMGQMVNAMGNLEALVNFVSQADNLRQQALQQMYKILTIRQAARGLLALGDYYQRLRALSSLWAARPREPA; translated from the exons ATGCTTTTAGCCTCGCTGAGAGAAGCTCTCGCCGCATTTAG TTCAAGTAGGATGAGCTCTGCATTGTCTCAATTTGTGTCCCCTAGAAAGATGGTAAGATATGAACCAAATCACCAGATAATCATGTGGGAAAATTCCTTAAATGCTGACAACAGCCAAAATACAGCATCATCATCGATGGTGGAGACCAATGTCAAACTCGATAGTAGG TTAGAAGATGGTCCACATACCACAGTACGACAATCGAAAAAATATGACCAGGAAGCCAGGAAGCCTGCAGATAAG GTATCAAGACGACTGGCACAGAACAGAGAGGCTGCTCGAAAAAGTCGTCTAAGAAAAAAG gcttatgttcAACAATTGGAATCAAGTCGTTTGAAACTAGCTCAGCTGGAGCAGGGGCTTGGTCGAGCTAGGCAGCAG GGTGCATACGTAGGTGGGAGTTTAGGAGAATCAACTCTTAGCCTATCAGCCAGTGTTAACTCAG GTGTTACTGCATTTGAGATGGAATATTCACACTGGGTAGACGAACAGAGCCGACAAACCAATGAACTTAGAGCTGCACTACAAGCACATGTATCCGATATAGAGCTTCGTATGCTCGTTGAGACTGGATTGAGTCACTATGACAATCTCTTTCGAATTAAAGCAATTGCTGCGAAATCTGATGTCTTCTATCTTATGTCTGGCATGTGGAAGACAGCTGCTGAACGATTTTTCCTATGGATTGGCGGTTTTCGCCCTTCAGAACTTCTGAAG GTTCTCTTACCACAGCTAGATCCTCTGACCGAGCAGCAAATGCACGCGGTATATAACTTGCAGCAATCTTCTCAGCAAGCCGAGGATGCTCTTTCGCAAGGGATGGAGAAACTTCAACAAACTCTAGCTGAGATTTTAGCATCCGATGCCTCTGGTTCCGATGGTGTTGCGAATTACATGGGACAGATGGTGAATGCTATGGGGAACCTGGAGGCTCTTGTAAATTTCGTGAGCCAG GCGGATAACCTTCGGCAACAAGCCTTGCAGCAGATGTACAAGATTCTCACAATCCGACAAGCAGCAAGAGGTCTACTTGCCCTCGGCGACTACTACCAACGCCTTCGTGCCCTTAGCTCGCTGTGGGCTGCTCGTCCCCGCGAACCAGCTTAG
- the LOC122046635 gene encoding transcription factor TGA4-like isoform X3, producing the protein MPGNCCNSKLLVSFSQSNLHLSFSSDEAVEAIWSVMELYQDCLEDTFHQLTLSSSRMSSALSQFVSPRKMVRYEPNHQIIMWENSLNADNSQNTASSSMVETNVKLDSRLEDGPHTTVRQSKKYDQEARKPADKVSRRLAQNREAARKSRLRKKAYVQQLESSRLKLAQLEQGLGRARQQGAYVGGSLGESTLSLSASVNSGVTAFEMEYSHWVDEQSRQTNELRAALQAHVSDIELPAERFFLWIGGFRPSELLKVLLPQLDPLTEQQMHAVYNLQQSSQQAEDALSQGMEKLQQTLAEILASDASGSDGVANYMGQMVNAMGNLEALVNFVSQADNLRQQALQQMYKILTIRQAARGLLALGDYYQRLRALSSLWAARPREPA; encoded by the exons ATGCCTGGCAATTGCTGCAATAGTAAACTCCTCGTAAGCTTCTCTCAGTCCAACTTACACTTAAGTTTTAGCTCTG ATGAAGCTGTAGAAGCAATCTGGAGTGTGATGGAGCTTTACCAGGACTGTCTTGAAGACACCTTCCATCAACTCACTCTTAG TTCAAGTAGGATGAGCTCTGCATTGTCTCAATTTGTGTCCCCTAGAAAGATGGTAAGATATGAACCAAATCACCAGATAATCATGTGGGAAAATTCCTTAAATGCTGACAACAGCCAAAATACAGCATCATCATCGATGGTGGAGACCAATGTCAAACTCGATAGTAGG TTAGAAGATGGTCCACATACCACAGTACGACAATCGAAAAAATATGACCAGGAAGCCAGGAAGCCTGCAGATAAG GTATCAAGACGACTGGCACAGAACAGAGAGGCTGCTCGAAAAAGTCGTCTAAGAAAAAAG gcttatgttcAACAATTGGAATCAAGTCGTTTGAAACTAGCTCAGCTGGAGCAGGGGCTTGGTCGAGCTAGGCAGCAG GGTGCATACGTAGGTGGGAGTTTAGGAGAATCAACTCTTAGCCTATCAGCCAGTGTTAACTCAG GTGTTACTGCATTTGAGATGGAATATTCACACTGGGTAGACGAACAGAGCCGACAAACCAATGAACTTAGAGCTGCACTACAAGCACATGTATCCGATATAGAGCTTC CTGCTGAACGATTTTTCCTATGGATTGGCGGTTTTCGCCCTTCAGAACTTCTGAAG GTTCTCTTACCACAGCTAGATCCTCTGACCGAGCAGCAAATGCACGCGGTATATAACTTGCAGCAATCTTCTCAGCAAGCCGAGGATGCTCTTTCGCAAGGGATGGAGAAACTTCAACAAACTCTAGCTGAGATTTTAGCATCCGATGCCTCTGGTTCCGATGGTGTTGCGAATTACATGGGACAGATGGTGAATGCTATGGGGAACCTGGAGGCTCTTGTAAATTTCGTGAGCCAG GCGGATAACCTTCGGCAACAAGCCTTGCAGCAGATGTACAAGATTCTCACAATCCGACAAGCAGCAAGAGGTCTACTTGCCCTCGGCGACTACTACCAACGCCTTCGTGCCCTTAGCTCGCTGTGGGCTGCTCGTCCCCGCGAACCAGCTTAG
- the LOC122046635 gene encoding transcription factor TGA4-like isoform X1 translates to MPGNCCNSKLLVSFSQSNLHLSFSSDEAVEAIWSVMELYQDCLEDTFHQLTLSSSRMSSALSQFVSPRKMVRYEPNHQIIMWENSLNADNSQNTASSSMVETNVKLDSRLEDGPHTTVRQSKKYDQEARKPADKVSRRLAQNREAARKSRLRKKAYVQQLESSRLKLAQLEQGLGRARQQGAYVGGSLGESTLSLSASVNSGVTAFEMEYSHWVDEQSRQTNELRAALQAHVSDIELRMLVETGLSHYDNLFRIKAIAAKSDVFYLMSGMWKTAAERFFLWIGGFRPSELLKVLLPQLDPLTEQQMHAVYNLQQSSQQAEDALSQGMEKLQQTLAEILASDASGSDGVANYMGQMVNAMGNLEALVNFVSQADNLRQQALQQMYKILTIRQAARGLLALGDYYQRLRALSSLWAARPREPA, encoded by the exons ATGCCTGGCAATTGCTGCAATAGTAAACTCCTCGTAAGCTTCTCTCAGTCCAACTTACACTTAAGTTTTAGCTCTG ATGAAGCTGTAGAAGCAATCTGGAGTGTGATGGAGCTTTACCAGGACTGTCTTGAAGACACCTTCCATCAACTCACTCTTAG TTCAAGTAGGATGAGCTCTGCATTGTCTCAATTTGTGTCCCCTAGAAAGATGGTAAGATATGAACCAAATCACCAGATAATCATGTGGGAAAATTCCTTAAATGCTGACAACAGCCAAAATACAGCATCATCATCGATGGTGGAGACCAATGTCAAACTCGATAGTAGG TTAGAAGATGGTCCACATACCACAGTACGACAATCGAAAAAATATGACCAGGAAGCCAGGAAGCCTGCAGATAAG GTATCAAGACGACTGGCACAGAACAGAGAGGCTGCTCGAAAAAGTCGTCTAAGAAAAAAG gcttatgttcAACAATTGGAATCAAGTCGTTTGAAACTAGCTCAGCTGGAGCAGGGGCTTGGTCGAGCTAGGCAGCAG GGTGCATACGTAGGTGGGAGTTTAGGAGAATCAACTCTTAGCCTATCAGCCAGTGTTAACTCAG GTGTTACTGCATTTGAGATGGAATATTCACACTGGGTAGACGAACAGAGCCGACAAACCAATGAACTTAGAGCTGCACTACAAGCACATGTATCCGATATAGAGCTTCGTATGCTCGTTGAGACTGGATTGAGTCACTATGACAATCTCTTTCGAATTAAAGCAATTGCTGCGAAATCTGATGTCTTCTATCTTATGTCTGGCATGTGGAAGACAGCTGCTGAACGATTTTTCCTATGGATTGGCGGTTTTCGCCCTTCAGAACTTCTGAAG GTTCTCTTACCACAGCTAGATCCTCTGACCGAGCAGCAAATGCACGCGGTATATAACTTGCAGCAATCTTCTCAGCAAGCCGAGGATGCTCTTTCGCAAGGGATGGAGAAACTTCAACAAACTCTAGCTGAGATTTTAGCATCCGATGCCTCTGGTTCCGATGGTGTTGCGAATTACATGGGACAGATGGTGAATGCTATGGGGAACCTGGAGGCTCTTGTAAATTTCGTGAGCCAG GCGGATAACCTTCGGCAACAAGCCTTGCAGCAGATGTACAAGATTCTCACAATCCGACAAGCAGCAAGAGGTCTACTTGCCCTCGGCGACTACTACCAACGCCTTCGTGCCCTTAGCTCGCTGTGGGCTGCTCGTCCCCGCGAACCAGCTTAG
- the LOC122046636 gene encoding elongation factor 1-alpha-like: MGKEKVHISIVVIGHVDSGKSTTTGHLIYKLGGIDKRVIERFEKEAAEMNKRSFKYAWVLDKLKAERERGITIDIALWKFETTKYYCTVIDAPGHRDFIKNMITGTSQADCAVLIIDSTTGGFEAGISKDGQTREHALLAFTLGVKQMICCCNKMDATTPKYSKARYDEIVKEVSSYLKKVGYNPDKIPFVPISGFEGDNMIERSTNLDWYKGPTLLEALDLINEPKRPTDKPLRLPLQDVYKIGGIGTVPVGRVETGILKPGILVTFGPSGLTTEVKSVEMHHEALQEALPGDNVGFNVKNVAVKDLKRGFVASNSKDDPAKEAANFTSQVIIMNHPGQIGNGYAPVLDCHTSHIAVKFAELLTKIDRRSGKEIEKEPKFLKNGDAGFVKMIPTKPMVVETFAEYPPLGRFAVRDMRQTVAVGVIKSVEKKDPTGAKVTKAALKKK, encoded by the exons ATGGGTAAGGAGAAGGTTCACATTAGCATTGTGGTCATTGGCCATGTTGATTCTGGGAAATCTACAACCACTGGACATCTCATCTACAAGCTGGGGGGTATTGATAAGCGTGTTATTGAGAGATTTGAGAAGGAAGCAGCTGAGATGAACAAGCGTTCATTTAAGTATGCCTGGGTGCTTGACAAGCTGAAAGCTGAGAGAGAGCGTGGTATCACCATTGATATTGCTCTGTGGAAATTTGAGACAACAAAGTACTACTGCACAGTTATTGATGCCCCAGGCCATCGTGATTTCATCAAGAACATGATCACTGGAACTTCTCAGGCTGACTGTGCTGTTCTCATCATTGATTCGACAACTGGTGGTTTTGAGGCTGGTATTTCAAAGGATGGGCAGACTCGTGAACATGCACTCCTTGCTTTCACTCTTGGTGTCAAGCAAATGATTTGTTGCTGCAACAAG ATGGATGCCACTACTCCAAAATACTCAAAGGCACGATATGATGAAATTGTGAAGGAAGTCTCTTCTTACTTGAAGAAAGTTGGTTACAACCCTGATAAGATTCCTTTTGTTCCAATCTCTGGCTTTGAAGGGGATAACATGATTGAGAGATCCACAAATCTTGACTGGTACAAGGGCCCAACACTTCTTGAAGCCCTTGACTTGATCAATGAGCCCAAGCGTCCAACAGACAAGCCCCTCCGTCTTCCTTTGCAGGATGTTTACAAGATTGGTGGCATTGGAACTGTCCCTGTTGGTCGGGTTGAGACTGGAATCTTGAAGCCTGGTATTCTTGTGACTTTTGGTCCTTCAGGACTCACAACTGAAGTCAAGTCCGTGGAGATGCACCATGAGGCACTCCAGGAGGCTCTACCAGGTGATAATGTTGGCTTCAACGTTAAGAATGTTGCTGTGAAGGATTTGAAGAGAGGTTTTGTTGCCTCTAACTCCAAGGATGACCCTGCAAAGGAGGCTGCTAACTTCACCTCACAAGTTATCATCATGAACCATCCTGGACAAATTGGCAATGGTTATGCTCCAGTCTTGGATTGTCACACCTCTCACATTGCTGTCAAATTTGCCGAGTTGCTTACCAAGATTGATAGGCGATCTGGCAAGGAGATTGAGAAGGAGCCTAAGTTCCTCAAGAACGGTGATGCTGGTTTTGTGAAGATGATTCCCACCAAGCCAATGGTAGTTGAAACATTCGCCGAGTATCCTCCTCTCGGTAGGTTTGCTGTCAGGGACATGAGGCAGACAGTTGCAGTTGGTGTCATCAAGAGCGTGGAGAAGAAGGATCCAACTGGTGCCAAGGTCACCAAAGCAGCCCTGAAGAAGAAATGA